A stretch of [Clostridium] innocuum DNA encodes these proteins:
- a CDS encoding 3-phosphoglycerate dehydrogenase yields MDSVRQLISVCRRMQEKGDESQVINLRKTAVINITSFGREFPQHLQELEEKVGPVDKMLLPADMDGRTLAQKLKGYTYIVLGNYPSFDETFFSNNCDVKLIARHGIGFNNVDLESSKKHGVYVTHIQNYVELDAVAEQAAALLMAVSKNVVIANRKVHQGDWNRDRQEIMGFQLRGKTCGVIGCGHIGTRFAQIMKYGFQNRILAYDPYADKEKVMAEGIQLCDLDTLLKESDFISLHANLDEESKHLINAQTLAKMKHNAILINTGRGGLVDETALLEALRNGHLFGYGADVAAHEPMQADDPLLTCERVTITPHSAIYNYTCMKNMNRKVMEDIYCMERGERPVEIINGL; encoded by the coding sequence ATGGATAGTGTAAGGCAGCTGATCTCAGTTTGCCGCAGAATGCAGGAGAAAGGAGACGAAAGTCAGGTGATAAATTTGAGAAAAACAGCAGTTATCAATATTACCAGCTTTGGCAGAGAATTTCCACAGCATCTGCAGGAATTGGAAGAGAAGGTCGGGCCGGTTGATAAAATGCTGTTGCCGGCAGATATGGATGGCAGGACACTCGCTCAGAAGCTGAAGGGATATACCTATATAGTATTAGGCAATTATCCAAGCTTTGATGAAACATTCTTTTCCAACAATTGTGATGTGAAGCTGATTGCCCGTCATGGCATCGGCTTTAACAATGTCGATCTGGAAAGCTCGAAAAAGCATGGTGTGTATGTAACCCATATCCAGAATTATGTGGAACTGGATGCTGTCGCAGAACAGGCAGCTGCACTGCTTATGGCAGTATCGAAAAACGTGGTCATAGCCAATCGCAAGGTGCATCAGGGCGACTGGAACAGAGATCGTCAGGAAATCATGGGATTTCAGCTGCGTGGAAAGACATGCGGGGTCATCGGCTGCGGTCATATCGGCACACGCTTTGCACAGATTATGAAATATGGCTTCCAAAACCGCATACTAGCATATGACCCGTATGCAGACAAAGAAAAGGTTATGGCCGAGGGGATTCAGCTCTGTGATCTGGATACCTTGCTGAAGGAATCGGACTTCATCAGTCTGCATGCCAATCTGGATGAGGAAAGTAAGCATCTTATCAATGCACAGACACTGGCAAAGATGAAGCACAACGCCATACTGATCAACACAGGGCGGGGTGGACTCGTTGATGAAACAGCTTTGCTGGAAGCACTCAGGAACGGACATCTGTTTGGCTATGGTGCGGATGTTGCTGCGCATGAGCCGATGCAGGCCGATGATCCTCTGCTGACGTGTGAACGTGTAACCATCACGCCGCACTCTGCTATTTATAACTATACATGCATGAAGAACATGAACCGCAAGGTTATGGAAGATATCTACTGCATGGAACGGGGGGAACGGCCGGTGGAGATTATCAATGGATTATAG
- a CDS encoding bifunctional 4-hydroxy-2-oxoglutarate aldolase/2-dehydro-3-deoxy-phosphogluconate aldolase: MDYRKEICMSRQETIQKIEKEKIVVITRGIYGDDLMKLADALFQGGIRCFEITYDPSDLDTCTKVKENIQALHAQFGDELYLGIGTVLTKEQVHNAKEAGARFIVSPNFDEEIVKETLALDMVSMPGCMSPTEIVAADKAGADFIKLFPAGTLGIKYCKDIYAPLHHVKYIATVGVTEETFVQYLKLGFTGAGISSQLVDKKCRKEGNYAELTRRAKRFVELAKQS; encoded by the coding sequence ATGGATTATAGAAAGGAAATATGTATGAGCAGACAGGAAACGATTCAAAAAATTGAAAAAGAGAAAATTGTAGTTATCACAAGAGGGATTTACGGGGATGACTTGATGAAGCTGGCAGATGCACTGTTTCAGGGAGGCATCCGCTGTTTTGAAATCACATACGACCCATCCGATCTTGATACGTGTACAAAGGTGAAAGAGAACATACAGGCACTGCATGCACAGTTTGGGGATGAATTGTATCTGGGCATTGGAACCGTACTGACAAAGGAACAGGTTCACAATGCCAAAGAAGCCGGAGCCAGATTTATCGTTTCTCCCAACTTTGATGAGGAAATCGTCAAGGAAACGCTGGCTCTGGACATGGTTTCCATGCCGGGCTGCATGTCACCAACAGAAATCGTCGCAGCGGATAAGGCCGGTGCCGATTTCATAAAACTGTTTCCGGCAGGAACACTGGGTATCAAATATTGCAAGGATATCTATGCACCGCTGCATCATGTGAAATACATTGCGACAGTCGGCGTTACGGAAGAAACCTTTGTGCAATACCTGAAGCTTGGATTCACCGGTGCCGGTATCAGCTCCCAGCTGGTAGATAAGAAATGCCGCAAGGAAGGCAATTATGCGGAGCTGACCCGCAGAGCAAAGCGGTTTGTGGAGCTTGCGAAGCAATCGTAA
- a CDS encoding PTS sugar transporter subunit IIB, which produces MMENLKLTRIDFRLIHGQVMTRWVAKYEIESIVVIDDRSAKSPILKKILLGAAPSGVKVLVWNVAEAAEKWKAEEFPKNNLLILFKNTSQAKAAWEAGVNFPSLQVGGIEGSGDKKNIYKNVVMSKTEAEELNVLYQGGVDIFMQPIPEDNPYPFKDALAKF; this is translated from the coding sequence ATGATGGAAAACCTAAAACTGACAAGAATTGACTTTCGACTCATCCATGGGCAGGTAATGACCCGCTGGGTGGCAAAATATGAAATTGAAAGCATCGTTGTAATTGACGATCGCTCCGCAAAGAGTCCGATTCTGAAAAAGATTCTGCTCGGTGCTGCCCCAAGCGGCGTTAAAGTTCTGGTATGGAATGTTGCAGAGGCTGCTGAAAAGTGGAAGGCGGAAGAATTTCCAAAGAACAATCTGCTGATTCTGTTTAAAAATACTTCACAGGCGAAAGCGGCCTGGGAAGCAGGTGTGAATTTTCCTTCCTTACAGGTAGGTGGAATTGAAGGCTCCGGTGATAAGAAGAATATTTACAAAAATGTAGTTATGTCGAAAACGGAGGCGGAGGAGTTAAATGTCTTGTATCAGGGAGGCGTGGATATTTTCATGCAGCCGATTCCCGAAGACAATCCGTATCCGTTCAAGGATGCTCTGGCGAAATTTTAG
- a CDS encoding PTS sugar transporter subunit IIC, with protein sequence MVQALLMGLLALLNGIQGPYHWYFFREPVMAGFWVGLIYGDPVQGTIIGATINVSYMGWISAGGANASDLYWAGLLGTFVAIQGGMSIDTSVAFAVPIGLLGNYVHVAYMTIASLWPVKMDALAAKGNWRGIRRIQFLGGPAIVLVLRALPVFLIALYGSEYIQTLINSIPTWAMNGLAAVGKMLPALGMSMLMKFMYKKALLPFFVLGFGIAAYSGMTDLLLYALVGVCLAVILIKIGFNNDTEQEGAE encoded by the coding sequence ATGGTACAAGCATTGTTAATGGGGCTGCTTGCACTGCTCAACGGTATTCAGGGACCATATCACTGGTACTTCTTCCGTGAGCCGGTAATGGCAGGATTTTGGGTAGGTCTGATTTACGGTGACCCCGTACAGGGAACCATCATCGGTGCAACAATCAACGTTTCTTACATGGGCTGGATTTCTGCAGGAGGAGCAAATGCTTCTGACTTATACTGGGCAGGTCTGCTTGGTACATTTGTAGCGATTCAGGGCGGTATGTCCATCGACACGTCTGTAGCGTTTGCGGTTCCTATTGGTTTATTAGGCAACTATGTGCATGTCGCATATATGACGATTGCATCCCTGTGGCCCGTTAAAATGGATGCGCTCGCTGCCAAGGGAAACTGGCGCGGCATCCGCAGAATTCAGTTCCTGGGTGGACCGGCTATCGTTCTGGTATTGCGTGCGCTTCCGGTATTCCTGATTGCATTATATGGAAGTGAATATATTCAGACACTGATCAACAGTATTCCGACATGGGCAATGAACGGTCTGGCTGCAGTCGGCAAGATGCTTCCGGCATTAGGTATGTCCATGCTGATGAAGTTCATGTACAAAAAAGCGCTGCTGCCTTTCTTCGTGCTGGGCTTCGGTATCGCGGCTTACTCCGGTATGACCGATCTGCTGCTGTATGCACTGGTTGGTGTATGTCTGGCAGTTATCCTGATTAAGATTGGATTCAACAACGATACAGAACAGGAAGGGGCTGAATAA
- a CDS encoding PTS system mannose/fructose/sorbose family transporter subunit IID, whose product MAEKHSLTKRDVQKTAFFWHMTSHMTYNYQRLQAGCLAWIMGPIFEKLYPNDHDKMVEGLERHMLYFNTEPRWGAVLPGMVVALEEGLANDDSGEMDASIIAEIKTALMGPLAGIGDTVWAGLIKPIILSVTLGWAMQGYVWGAWAYGIGVTLLDFAITYFMFMRGYQLGMDSIDRFLESGFVKKITTFLGIVGLFCLGAMIVKYVSIGAVLEIEMKTGVLNLGEIMNKIFPCFLPLVTTLFAYWLQVKGKKITTVLIVLFIIGFIGGAVGLLG is encoded by the coding sequence ATGGCAGAAAAACATTCACTAACAAAACGCGATGTCCAGAAAACAGCCTTCTTCTGGCACATGACAAGTCATATGACCTATAACTATCAGCGATTACAGGCAGGCTGTCTGGCATGGATCATGGGTCCTATTTTTGAAAAGCTGTATCCGAATGATCATGACAAGATGGTGGAGGGTCTGGAACGCCACATGCTGTATTTCAACACAGAGCCACGTTGGGGAGCTGTATTGCCCGGTATGGTAGTCGCTCTAGAAGAAGGTCTTGCGAATGATGATTCCGGAGAAATGGACGCAAGCATCATCGCGGAAATCAAAACCGCTTTAATGGGACCTTTGGCAGGTATCGGTGATACGGTATGGGCAGGTCTGATCAAACCGATTATTCTGAGTGTAACCCTGGGATGGGCGATGCAGGGATATGTATGGGGTGCCTGGGCCTATGGTATCGGTGTTACCCTGCTGGACTTTGCCATTACCTACTTCATGTTCATGCGCGGCTATCAGCTGGGTATGGATTCCATTGACCGTTTCCTGGAAAGCGGCTTCGTTAAGAAAATCACCACCTTCCTTGGTATCGTCGGGCTCTTCTGTCTGGGTGCCATGATTGTAAAATATGTCAGCATCGGTGCTGTTTTGGAAATCGAAATGAAAACCGGTGTCCTGAATCTTGGTGAAATTATGAATAAGATCTTCCCTTGCTTCCTGCCGCTTGTGACAACCCTGTTTGCATACTGGCTGCAGGTAAAGGGAAAGAAAATTACAACAGTTCTGATCGTGCTGTTTATCATCGGCTTCATCGGTGGTGCTGTCGGACTGCTTGGATAA
- a CDS encoding PTS sugar transporter subunit IIA: MIKILIVTHGPLAQALKESSAMFFGSMSNDVETIGLYPTDNPEDLKEAICEKVEAIDTGDGVLVLVDIFAGSPFNMTALAIDELKEAHKLQCYTGVNMPFLMEALSSCNSMELDQLTTHLADIGRDTIVNLRKALEI, from the coding sequence ATGATCAAGATTTTAATTGTGACACATGGTCCTCTGGCACAGGCACTGAAGGAAAGCTCTGCCATGTTCTTTGGAAGTATGTCAAATGATGTGGAAACCATTGGTCTGTATCCGACGGATAATCCGGAGGATTTGAAGGAAGCCATTTGTGAAAAGGTGGAAGCGATTGATACAGGCGACGGTGTACTTGTACTGGTGGATATTTTCGCAGGTTCCCCGTTTAATATGACGGCACTTGCAATCGACGAGCTGAAGGAAGCACACAAGCTGCAGTGCTATACCGGTGTTAATATGCCGTTTTTAATGGAGGCACTGTCCAGCTGTAATTCCATGGAGCTGGATCAGTTAACGACGCATCTGGCGGATATCGGCAGGGATACGATTGTAAATCTGCGCAAAGCGCTGGAAATTTAA
- a CDS encoding ketohydroxyglutarate aldolase: MLAETICRIKNTGLMGIVRVETIARGIEIAQGCIDGGVDVLEISYTNNNAGEVIRALKEKFGDQLLVGAGTVLDPTTARLAIMDGAEFIIAPTFNKEVQEMANLYQIPYAPGCTSYTEMIEALKAGASFIKAFPISNYYGPDLAKVFKVPCPQIPILASGGANFDNLHTWFENGVDSVGLGGLLTKGSSADIAENARKLRAIVEESRKAA; this comes from the coding sequence ATGTTGGCAGAAACAATATGCAGAATTAAAAATACAGGCTTAATGGGAATTGTGCGGGTGGAAACCATTGCACGCGGAATTGAAATCGCACAGGGATGCATCGATGGCGGTGTGGATGTCCTGGAAATCAGCTATACGAATAACAATGCAGGAGAAGTCATTCGCGCTTTAAAAGAAAAATTTGGTGATCAGCTGCTGGTAGGAGCCGGCACGGTGCTGGATCCGACGACTGCCCGTCTGGCTATTATGGATGGTGCGGAATTCATCATCGCTCCGACCTTCAACAAAGAGGTACAGGAGATGGCGAATCTGTACCAGATTCCCTATGCACCGGGCTGTACAAGCTATACGGAAATGATCGAGGCATTGAAAGCGGGAGCATCCTTTATCAAGGCATTCCCGATATCCAATTACTATGGACCGGATCTTGCCAAGGTGTTCAAGGTGCCATGTCCGCAGATTCCGATTCTTGCGAGCGGCGGAGCAAACTTCGACAATCTGCATACGTGGTTTGAAAACGGTGTGGACAGTGTTGGTCTGGGCGGACTTCTGACAAAGGGAAGCAGTGCCGATATCGCAGAGAATGCAAGAAAACTGCGTGCTATTGTGGAAGAAAGCAGAAAGGCTGCCTGA
- a CDS encoding phosphoglycerate dehydrogenase: MSKGVILVTPRGYAAYGAQAAKRLEALGYEMNINTTGKPLSREAFVEYAKKSTGIIVGVDELDGELLKECKSLKAVVKFGVGTDNIDVKTAEACGIKVGRCVGSNSNAVAELTIGMMFAAAKYLVSSNVQVRGGAWNKPTGRELTKKTIGIIGFGNIGRHVARMAHGIGMEVLAYDVFDIPKEILDTYQAKQCSIEEILKAADFISIHTPLTDETRNMISDEQFDMMKETAVIVNAARGGIINEKALYTALKKKKIYAAASDVFTSEPPVQDDWVQELIHMDNFILTPHIGSRTVEAESNTVEMATDNLIRLLEEA; the protein is encoded by the coding sequence ATGAGCAAGGGAGTAATTCTGGTTACACCACGGGGCTATGCAGCCTATGGTGCGCAGGCCGCAAAGCGTCTGGAGGCACTGGGCTATGAAATGAATATCAATACAACAGGAAAACCGCTGTCCAGAGAAGCCTTTGTGGAATATGCGAAAAAAAGCACCGGTATCATCGTCGGTGTGGATGAGCTGGATGGCGAACTGTTAAAGGAATGCAAGAGCTTAAAGGCAGTTGTGAAATTCGGCGTCGGTACGGATAATATTGATGTAAAAACAGCGGAAGCTTGTGGAATCAAGGTAGGCCGCTGTGTCGGTTCCAATTCCAATGCGGTGGCAGAGCTGACCATCGGCATGATGTTTGCCGCTGCCAAATATCTGGTATCCAGCAATGTGCAGGTACGCGGGGGAGCATGGAACAAACCGACCGGTCGTGAGCTTACGAAAAAGACCATCGGCATTATCGGCTTTGGAAATATCGGGCGTCATGTCGCACGCATGGCACATGGAATCGGCATGGAAGTGCTTGCCTATGATGTATTCGATATTCCTAAGGAGATACTGGACACCTATCAGGCTAAGCAGTGCAGTATTGAGGAAATTTTAAAGGCTGCTGATTTTATATCCATTCATACTCCGCTTACAGACGAAACAAGGAATATGATATCCGATGAACAGTTTGATATGATGAAGGAAACGGCTGTCATCGTCAATGCGGCACGCGGCGGTATTATCAATGAAAAAGCGCTGTATACTGCATTAAAGAAGAAGAAAATCTATGCGGCCGCCAGTGATGTATTCACAAGCGAGCCACCGGTTCAGGATGACTGGGTTCAGGAGCTGATTCATATGGATAACTTTATACTGACACCGCATATCGGTTCACGTACGGTGGAGGCAGAGTCCAATACGGTGGAAATGGCAACGGATAATCTGATCAGACTGCTGGAGGAAGCGTGA
- a CDS encoding mannitol dehydrogenase: protein MKAMILGAGRIGRGFVSELLHANQVEITYFDASPVMVDKLNEKKEYTIHVLGAEELNTHMEGVRAHLFYDIDALCSCWKEADFLFTACGGKNMGNVGETLAKAFKRLVEENAVHVSNIVTCENWIDPAKDVKEAIVSNLNEEERKLFEENVGVSESVIMCTGTGAPDPDKVTNEMDTWVQNMRYLPIDRDRIKGEIPQWEYVEFVTDFGDLLKQKIYTNNTSVATVSYLGKLKGLTYVADSANDPEIEPILDQVYEEINYALIHGMGINEESQLKFSKTAKAKYTDRAIVDLVTRIARDPIRKLGPQDRFIGPMRIALSAGIKPKAIALGAAAALYFDNPEDRDALRLKEIREAKGIDYILETISEIDPQGEIAVLIKEAIVELKAKGWIKEGASA from the coding sequence TTGAAAGCAATGATTCTGGGAGCCGGGCGTATTGGAAGAGGCTTTGTCAGCGAGCTGCTGCATGCCAATCAGGTTGAAATCACCTATTTTGACGCAAGCCCGGTCATGGTAGATAAATTAAATGAAAAAAAAGAATATACCATTCATGTTCTGGGGGCGGAAGAGCTCAATACACATATGGAAGGTGTCCGGGCACATCTCTTTTATGATATTGACGCCTTATGCAGCTGCTGGAAGGAAGCGGATTTTCTGTTTACAGCATGCGGTGGAAAAAATATGGGAAATGTCGGAGAAACGCTTGCCAAAGCGTTCAAAAGGCTGGTGGAGGAAAATGCGGTGCATGTTTCCAATATTGTAACCTGTGAAAACTGGATTGATCCGGCAAAGGATGTAAAGGAAGCGATTGTTTCTAATCTGAACGAAGAGGAACGCAAGCTGTTTGAAGAGAATGTCGGTGTCAGCGAATCTGTCATCATGTGTACCGGAACCGGGGCACCGGATCCGGATAAGGTCACGAATGAAATGGATACCTGGGTACAGAATATGCGGTATCTGCCGATAGACAGGGATCGTATCAAAGGGGAAATTCCCCAATGGGAGTATGTGGAGTTTGTAACTGACTTCGGTGATCTGCTAAAACAGAAAATCTATACGAACAATACGAGTGTTGCGACGGTTTCCTATCTTGGGAAGCTGAAGGGGCTGACCTATGTGGCAGATTCCGCCAATGATCCGGAAATCGAACCTATTCTGGATCAGGTTTATGAAGAAATCAATTATGCGCTGATTCATGGAATGGGAATCAATGAGGAAAGTCAGCTCAAATTCTCAAAAACAGCAAAAGCGAAATATACAGACCGCGCTATTGTCGATCTGGTTACACGCATTGCCAGAGATCCCATCCGTAAGCTGGGACCGCAGGATCGCTTCATCGGGCCGATGCGTATCGCACTGTCTGCCGGTATCAAGCCAAAGGCGATTGCACTCGGTGCTGCCGCTGCCTTGTATTTTGACAATCCTGAGGACCGCGATGCACTGCGTCTGAAAGAAATACGTGAAGCAAAGGGAATTGACTACATTCTGGAAACGATTTCTGAAATTGATCCGCAGGGAGAAATCGCAGTGCTGATCAAAGAGGCAATTGTTGAGCTGAAGGCAAAGGGCTGGATCAAAGAGGGAGCATCCGCATGA